The following coding sequences are from one Clostridioides difficile ATCC 9689 = DSM 1296 window:
- a CDS encoding uracil-xanthine permease family protein translates to MKKTIMSLQHLLAMFGATVLVPILTGFNPSVAIFCAGVGTLIFHFCTEGKVPAFLGSSFAFIPVILAAKEAYGGDLAYAQGGIIVAGLIYIIMSIIVKVVGVNKIKLYFPAQVTGAMIVVIGLNLLPTAFSMASANFVIAFITLAIAILTNKFGRGFIKQLGILIAVFSGYIICLILRLVDITTITEASLFAIPNFTVPKFSLGAIVIISPVVLAVFMEHIGDMTTNGAVVGKNFIENPGLNRTLLGDGFATIVAGCLGGPANTTYGENTAVLAITKNYDPSILRRTAIFAILLACVGKFGGFLQSIPGSVMGGISIMLFSMITYVGLKTIRDSSCVESKINILIIAVILLIGLGTTYLSNKGISVGIPITSTVKITGLSLAAIVGIVLNRILNNQDFKVEEE, encoded by the coding sequence ATGAAAAAAACGATAATGTCTTTACAACATCTATTAGCCATGTTTGGAGCGACAGTATTAGTTCCCATTTTGACAGGTTTTAATCCATCAGTTGCAATTTTCTGTGCTGGTGTTGGTACATTGATATTTCATTTTTGTACAGAAGGAAAAGTACCTGCCTTTTTAGGTTCAAGTTTTGCGTTTATACCAGTTATACTAGCAGCTAAAGAGGCGTATGGTGGAGATTTAGCATATGCTCAAGGTGGTATAATAGTAGCAGGATTAATTTATATTATAATGTCGATTATAGTAAAAGTAGTTGGTGTAAATAAAATTAAATTATATTTTCCTGCACAAGTTACAGGAGCTATGATAGTAGTTATAGGATTAAATTTATTGCCAACAGCTTTTAGTATGGCTTCAGCCAATTTTGTAATAGCATTTATAACTTTAGCAATAGCAATTTTAACCAATAAGTTTGGTAGAGGATTTATAAAACAATTAGGAATATTAATAGCAGTTTTTTCTGGGTATATAATCTGTTTGATATTAAGATTAGTAGATATAACTACTATTACAGAAGCAAGTTTATTTGCAATACCTAACTTTACAGTTCCTAAGTTCAGTTTAGGAGCAATTGTGATTATATCTCCAGTTGTATTAGCTGTATTTATGGAACATATAGGAGATATGACTACTAATGGTGCTGTAGTAGGTAAAAACTTTATAGAAAATCCCGGATTAAATAGAACATTACTTGGGGATGGATTTGCGACTATAGTTGCAGGGTGTTTAGGAGGACCAGCCAATACAACTTATGGAGAAAATACAGCAGTACTTGCTATAACTAAAAACTATGACCCTTCAATACTTAGACGTACAGCAATATTTGCTATATTGCTTGCATGTGTAGGCAAGTTTGGTGGATTTCTTCAAAGTATACCAGGTTCAGTTATGGGTGGAATTAGTATAATGCTATTTTCGATGATAACTTATGTAGGATTAAAAACTATAAGGGACAGTTCTTGTGTAGAAAGTAAAATAAATATATTAATCATAGCAGTTATATTATTAATAGGTCTTGGAACAACATATTTATCTAATAAAGGTATTTCTGTTGGAATCCCTATAACAAGTACAGTAAAGATAACTGGTCTTAGTTTAGCTGCAATTGTTGGAATTGTATTAAACAGAATTTTAAATAATCAGGACTTTAAAGTTGAAGAAGA
- the pyrR gene encoding bifunctional pyr operon transcriptional regulator/uracil phosphoribosyltransferase PyrR, whose product MVEKAQLMDEKAIARAITRISHEIIERNKGVENLVLVGIKTRGVPIANRISKKIEQIEGTKVDTGDIDITLYRDDLEKIHVEPVVKGTYLDFNVNDKTVVLVDDVLYTGRTVRASLDAIIDIGRPKSIQLAVLVDRGHRELPIRADYVGKNVPTSRHEIISVSLLEIDGEDSVTIKE is encoded by the coding sequence ATGGTAGAAAAAGCTCAATTAATGGATGAAAAGGCAATAGCAAGAGCAATTACTAGAATAAGTCATGAAATAATTGAAAGAAATAAAGGTGTAGAAAATCTAGTTTTAGTTGGAATAAAGACTAGAGGTGTGCCAATTGCAAATAGAATTTCTAAGAAAATAGAACAAATAGAAGGAACAAAAGTAGATACAGGAGATATTGATATAACTTTGTATAGAGATGATTTGGAAAAAATTCATGTTGAACCTGTAGTTAAAGGAACTTATTTAGATTTTAATGTAAATGATAAGACAGTAGTTTTAGTTGATGATGTTTTATACACTGGAAGAACTGTGAGAGCTTCACTAGATGCTATTATAGATATAGGAAGACCTAAATCAATACAATTAGCAGTGCTAGTGGACAGAGGGCATAGAGAGTTGCCTATAAGAGCAGATTATGTAGGAAAAAATGTACCTACTTCTAGACATGAAATTATATCTGTCAGTTTATTAGAAATTGATGGAGAAGATTCAGTTACAATCAAAGAGTAA
- a CDS encoding RluA family pseudouridine synthase: MFYFLKVKVGDIMDEVKEFLVLEEEEEVRLDIYLAEQLGDMSRSYIQKIIKDGKVKVNNKVEKARYLVKEEDNIVIEIPEPKVLEVLPQDIPIDIVYEDDDVLIINKPQDMVVHPAPGNYENTLVNGILYHCKDKLSSINGVIRPGIVHRIDKDTSGLLMIAKNNYAHNFLAEQLKEHTITREYEFICYGVVKEDKITVDKPIGRNPKDRLKMAVVKDGKNAITHFEVVERFDKFTHMRARLETGRTHQIRVHALSINHPLLGDYVYGPKETKFKLKGQTLHAKKLGFIHPTTKEYIEFNSELPEYFKEVIKKIK, from the coding sequence ATGTTTTATTTTTTGAAAGTAAAAGTAGGTGATATAATGGATGAAGTAAAAGAGTTTTTAGTACTTGAAGAGGAAGAAGAAGTTAGACTTGATATTTATCTAGCAGAACAATTAGGTGATATGTCAAGAAGTTATATACAAAAAATTATAAAAGATGGAAAAGTAAAGGTTAATAATAAAGTAGAAAAAGCTAGATATCTGGTTAAAGAGGAAGATAATATTGTTATAGAGATACCAGAACCTAAAGTATTAGAAGTTTTACCTCAAGATATTCCAATAGATATTGTATATGAAGATGATGATGTCTTAATAATAAATAAACCTCAGGATATGGTTGTCCATCCTGCTCCTGGAAACTATGAAAATACGTTAGTAAACGGGATTTTATATCATTGTAAAGATAAGTTGTCATCAATAAATGGCGTTATTAGACCTGGTATAGTTCATAGAATAGACAAAGATACTTCTGGTCTTCTTATGATAGCTAAGAACAATTATGCACATAATTTTCTAGCAGAACAGTTAAAGGAACATACTATAACTAGGGAGTATGAATTTATATGCTATGGTGTGGTTAAAGAAGATAAAATAACTGTTGATAAACCTATAGGGAGAAATCCTAAGGATAGATTAAAAATGGCTGTAGTAAAAGATGGAAAAAATGCAATCACTCACTTTGAAGTTGTAGAAAGATTTGATAAGTTTACACATATGAGAGCTAGGCTTGAAACTGGTAGAACTCATCAAATAAGAGTTCATGCTTTGTCTATAAATCACCCACTTTTAGGTGATTATGTATATGGTCCAAAAGAAACTAAATTTAAATTAAAAGGACAAACTTTGCACGCTAAGAAGTTGGGATTTATACATCCTACTACTAAGGAATATATCGAATTTAATTCAGAATTACCTGAGTATTTTAAGGAAGTTATTAAAAAGATAAAATAA
- the lspA gene encoding signal peptidase II yields the protein MLYILIIILLIGLDQLSKIWVLNNLVDVSTIPIINNVFHLTYVENRGAAFGLLQNNQWIFIIVALLATVFGLYYLNTRKVHIFGRLGIILIISGALGNLIDRVRLGFVVDYFDFRIIWEYVFNIADVFVVVGTVFLCIYVLFFESKSR from the coding sequence TTGCTATATATATTAATAATAATTCTACTCATAGGTTTAGACCAACTGTCTAAAATATGGGTATTGAATAATTTGGTGGATGTATCAACAATACCAATAATAAATAATGTATTTCATTTAACTTATGTCGAAAATAGAGGTGCAGCATTTGGATTATTACAAAATAATCAATGGATATTTATAATTGTTGCATTACTTGCAACAGTATTTGGACTATACTATCTTAATACAAGGAAAGTACATATATTTGGAAGGTTGGGAATTATATTAATTATATCTGGTGCATTGGGAAATCTAATTGATAGAGTACGATTAGGTTTTGTAGTAGATTACTTCGACTTTAGAATTATATGGGAATATGTATTCAATATAGCTGATGTATTTGTAGTTGTAGGAACTGTGTTTTTATGTATATATGTTTTATTTTTTGAAAGTAAAAGTAGGTGA
- a CDS encoding polysaccharide deacetylase family protein, whose protein sequence is MKKIIWGICICLLSIVGVYTYSHNTHNQDSSKEAYSLNDNIKDDYEDVIIKKGNEDEKILALTFDDGPDEDFTPQVLDILKKNDVKATFFVVGEKVEYNKELLKRQYDGGHEIGNHTFTHINVAKNSYSSVEKEITDTQNIIKSVIGVEPKIFRPPYRAMSKSVCDIIVSKGMNIILWSNLDPRDWSNPGVDAIINTILTKVQNGNIILLHDYNTKRNDKSQTIQALEVVIPKLKERGYKFVTVSELIQHLDKNKQVQK, encoded by the coding sequence ATGAAGAAAATAATATGGGGTATATGTATATGTTTATTATCTATAGTAGGTGTATATACATATAGTCATAATACACATAATCAAGATAGTTCAAAAGAAGCATATAGTTTAAATGACAATATAAAAGACGATTATGAAGATGTAATAATAAAAAAAGGAAATGAGGATGAAAAAATTTTAGCATTGACTTTTGATGATGGTCCAGATGAGGATTTTACACCACAAGTACTTGATATATTAAAGAAAAATGATGTAAAAGCAACTTTTTTTGTAGTTGGAGAAAAAGTAGAATATAACAAAGAATTATTAAAAAGACAATATGATGGGGGGCATGAAATAGGGAATCATACATTTACACATATAAATGTTGCAAAAAATAGTTATAGTAGTGTTGAAAAAGAAATAACAGATACGCAAAATATTATAAAAAGTGTAATAGGAGTAGAACCAAAGATATTTAGACCTCCATATAGAGCCATGAGTAAAAGTGTCTGTGATATTATAGTTTCTAAAGGCATGAATATAATTCTTTGGTCAAACTTAGACCCTAGAGATTGGTCTAACCCTGGAGTAGATGCAATTATAAATACTATCCTTACAAAGGTCCAAAATGGTAATATAATACTTTTACATGATTATAACACTAAAAGAAATGATAAATCACAAACTATACAAGCTTTAGAAGTAGTAATTCCTAAATTAAAAGAGAGAGGATATAAATTCGTAACAGTATCTGAACTTATACAACATTTAGATAAAAATAAGCAAGTGCAAAAGTAA
- a CDS encoding TraR/DksA C4-type zinc finger protein produces the protein MDTKKYKDKLLKERENLTNLVEDMKDNTLFGDTTKHTSEKYSSGELSSYDNHIGDMGTDLYMQNMQNSLINHEEGRLYQIDLALSKIENGTYGICDLCHNQIDLERLDILPDTSLCNDCANKENNLLGDAMQNPDVEDSNFYSEDLTNLTDLNKNGILRD, from the coding sequence ATGGATACTAAAAAATATAAAGATAAATTATTGAAAGAAAGAGAAAATTTAACTAATTTAGTAGAGGATATGAAAGATAATACTTTATTTGGAGATACAACTAAACATACAAGTGAAAAGTATTCATCAGGAGAATTATCTAGTTATGATAATCATATAGGAGACATGGGAACAGATTTATATATGCAAAATATGCAAAACAGTCTAATAAATCATGAAGAGGGAAGATTGTATCAAATAGACTTAGCATTATCTAAAATAGAGAATGGAACATATGGAATTTGTGATTTATGTCATAATCAAATAGATTTAGAAAGATTGGATATATTGCCAGATACAAGTTTATGTAATGATTGTGCAAATAAAGAAAATAATTTATTAGGTGATGCAATGCAAAACCCTGATGTAGAAGATTCTAACTTTTATTCAGAAGACCTAACAAATTTAACTGATTTAAATAAAAATGGAATATTGAGAGATTAA
- a CDS encoding carbon starvation protein A, with translation MVSFLGSIVVLIVGYFVYGTFVEKVFGTNDKNQTPAIACRDGVDYVPMKWKRIFLIQFLNIAGLGPIFGAIQGALFGPSAFLWIVFGTIFAGGVHDFASGYLSMKNKGTSASELVGLYLGNGAKIAMRIFSVILLVLVGVVFVTGPAGLLKTLTGVNAQIWVGVIILYYIMATVLPIDKLIGKIYPLFGAALLIMAVGVAGGLIIKGYNIPNINLQNMNPNGTPLFPYLFITIACGAISGFHATQSPLMARCVEKESEARPVFYGSMVAEGIIALVWAAAAMSYFHGIPQLNVIFNDGGAATVVNTVSVGLMGPIGGALAILGVVACPITSGDTAFRSARLTIADAMNYNQDAVKNRFLIALPLFAVGVALTFIDFNIIWRYFSWANQTLAMIMLWTGSAYLVKANKNHYITTLPALFMTVVTFSYIMQAKEGFRLPVNISNGIGVIVAIILGLLFFKKAKHIKEQNNHKLAS, from the coding sequence ATGGTAAGCTTTTTAGGTTCAATAGTAGTACTTATAGTAGGTTATTTTGTCTATGGTACTTTTGTAGAAAAGGTTTTTGGAACCAATGACAAAAATCAAACTCCAGCTATAGCTTGTAGGGATGGAGTAGATTATGTGCCAATGAAATGGAAGAGAATCTTTTTAATTCAGTTTCTAAATATAGCAGGGTTAGGTCCGATATTTGGAGCTATACAAGGAGCATTATTTGGACCATCAGCATTTTTATGGATTGTGTTTGGAACAATCTTTGCTGGTGGAGTACACGATTTTGCTTCAGGATATCTATCAATGAAAAACAAAGGTACATCTGCATCAGAGTTGGTAGGACTTTATCTAGGAAATGGTGCAAAAATAGCAATGAGAATATTTAGTGTTATTCTTTTAGTATTGGTTGGAGTTGTATTTGTAACAGGTCCAGCAGGATTATTAAAGACATTGACAGGTGTAAACGCACAAATATGGGTTGGAGTGATAATACTTTATTATATTATGGCTACGGTTTTACCAATAGATAAATTGATTGGTAAAATATATCCTTTATTTGGAGCAGCATTATTAATTATGGCAGTAGGTGTAGCTGGAGGATTGATAATAAAGGGGTATAACATACCAAATATAAATTTACAAAATATGAATCCAAATGGAACACCTTTATTCCCATACTTATTTATAACAATAGCATGTGGAGCAATATCAGGTTTTCATGCAACTCAATCACCACTTATGGCGAGATGTGTTGAGAAAGAGAGTGAGGCAAGACCAGTATTTTATGGGTCAATGGTTGCAGAAGGTATAATAGCTTTAGTTTGGGCAGCAGCAGCCATGTCATATTTCCATGGCATACCTCAACTTAATGTGATATTTAATGATGGTGGAGCAGCAACAGTAGTAAATACAGTATCTGTTGGATTAATGGGTCCTATTGGAGGAGCTTTAGCTATACTTGGAGTTGTGGCATGTCCTATAACTTCTGGAGATACAGCATTTAGAAGTGCTAGGCTGACAATAGCAGATGCAATGAATTATAATCAAGATGCAGTCAAAAATAGATTTTTAATAGCTTTACCATTATTCGCAGTTGGTGTTGCTCTTACATTTATAGATTTTAATATAATTTGGAGATATTTCTCTTGGGCAAATCAAACACTTGCAATGATAATGTTGTGGACTGGTTCTGCATATTTAGTCAAAGCAAATAAAAACCATTATATAACTACATTACCAGCACTTTTTATGACTGTAGTAACATTTAGTTATATAATGCAAGCAAAAGAAGGATTTAGACTACCAGTTAATATATCTAATGGAATAGGTGTTATTGTAGCAATAATTCTTGGTCTTTTATTCTTTAAAAAAGCAAAGCATATTAAGGAACAAAATAATCATAAATTGGCAAGTTAG
- a CDS encoding LytR/AlgR family response regulator transcription factor — MRAIIVEDEFPARKELRYFIENKSGIEVVSEFTNGIEVLDFIQENKIDVIFLDINIPHLDGMLLAKTLNQFKSRPKIVFITAYESYAVDAFSLDVFDYILKPYSEERIISMLNKLEKSEMSDIELSNVNSNLYKYKKEAVNQEIEEITHKISLWKGDKLVVIDIDDIYYCEANERQTFIYTEKEKFILKEGISEVENLINDKTFFRTHRSYIVNLTKVKEIIPWFNNTYILKLKNSDYEVTVSRSKVKEFRLLMHI, encoded by the coding sequence ATGAGAGCTATAATAGTGGAAGATGAATTTCCAGCAAGAAAGGAATTGAGATATTTTATTGAAAATAAAAGTGGAATCGAGGTAGTAAGTGAATTTACCAATGGTATAGAGGTGTTAGACTTTATTCAGGAAAATAAAATAGATGTAATTTTTTTAGATATAAATATACCTCATCTTGATGGAATGCTACTTGCAAAAACATTAAATCAGTTTAAATCAAGACCTAAAATTGTTTTTATAACAGCATATGAAAGTTATGCAGTAGATGCTTTTTCTTTGGATGTATTTGATTATATATTGAAACCATATTCTGAAGAGAGAATTATTTCTATGCTGAATAAATTAGAAAAAAGTGAGATGAGTGATATTGAACTATCTAATGTAAATAGTAATTTATACAAATATAAGAAGGAAGCAGTAAATCAGGAGATAGAAGAAATAACACATAAAATTAGCCTTTGGAAAGGTGATAAATTAGTTGTAATAGATATTGATGATATATATTACTGTGAAGCTAATGAAAGGCAGACATTTATATATACTGAGAAAGAAAAGTTTATATTAAAAGAAGGCATATCAGAAGTCGAAAATCTTATAAATGATAAAACATTTTTTAGAACACATAGGTCTTATATCGTAAACTTAACCAAAGTAAAAGAAATTATACCATGGTTTAATAATACATACATATTAAAATTAAAAAATAGTGATTATGAAGTAACTGTAAGTAGAAGCAAAGTAAAAGAATTTAGGCTGTTAATGCATATATAA
- a CDS encoding sensor histidine kinase, with protein sequence MKTSILIALIEKTSLIVVLFLLITKLKIFKQIFQKEEYSFNDLVCIALVFTFLAIFGTYSGINYMGSIVNTRIISIVSGGILFGPMVGITAGVFSGIHRYFMDIGGITSVPCLLSSILAGVLSGFLYKRIPKQHRVMYGILVGMISESFTILLIYLISYPHSLAIQIIGGIYLPLIVGQIGIGFVISIVEGIEKDKKDIEARNKAEIKALQRQINPHFLFNSLNTIASFIRFSPDKARELIINLSTYLRYNLEYSDNLIDINKEIEQVKSFVEIEKARFGELLTVSYDIEDVNIKIPSLIIQPLVENAIIHGILESGRAGVVKISIKKLPYSLENTVRISIEDNGIGISEEIINNVYQDNMPENKIGLYNVHLRLKLMYGRGLNIRRIDNGTLIVFYVKE encoded by the coding sequence ATGAAAACATCAATTTTAATCGCATTAATAGAAAAGACAAGCCTTATTGTAGTATTGTTTCTTCTAATAACAAAGTTAAAAATATTTAAGCAGATATTTCAAAAGGAAGAATATAGTTTTAATGACTTGGTCTGTATAGCATTAGTTTTTACTTTTTTAGCCATATTTGGAACTTATAGTGGTATAAATTATATGGGGTCAATAGTAAACACTAGAATAATATCTATAGTATCAGGTGGCATTTTATTTGGTCCGATGGTAGGTATTACAGCAGGAGTTTTTTCAGGGATTCATAGATATTTTATGGATATTGGGGGGATAACATCTGTTCCATGTCTTTTATCAAGTATACTAGCAGGTGTATTATCAGGATTTCTATATAAGAGGATACCAAAACAACATAGAGTAATGTATGGAATATTGGTAGGCATGATTTCTGAAAGTTTTACTATATTACTTATATACTTAATATCATATCCACATTCTTTAGCAATTCAAATAATCGGTGGAATATATTTACCTTTAATAGTTGGGCAGATTGGAATAGGATTTGTTATATCTATAGTAGAGGGGATTGAGAAAGATAAAAAAGATATAGAAGCGAGAAATAAAGCAGAAATAAAAGCACTTCAAAGACAAATTAATCCACATTTTTTGTTTAATTCCCTAAACACAATAGCTTCATTTATAAGATTTAGTCCAGATAAGGCTAGAGAGTTAATAATAAATTTATCAACTTATCTAAGATATAATCTTGAATATAGTGATAACTTAATTGATATAAATAAAGAGATTGAACAAGTTAAATCTTTTGTAGAGATAGAAAAAGCTAGGTTTGGAGAATTACTAACTGTATCTTATGATATAGAAGATGTAAATATAAAGATTCCAAGTTTGATTATACAACCATTAGTGGAAAATGCAATAATACATGGTATTTTAGAAAGTGGTAGAGCTGGTGTAGTGAAAATATCCATAAAAAAGTTACCGTATTCATTAGAAAATACTGTGAGAATATCAATAGAGGATAATGGTATAGGTATAAGTGAGGAAATTATAAATAATGTATATCAAGATAATATGCCAGAAAATAAGATTGGGCTTTATAATGTACATTTAAGGCTTAAACTGATGTATGGAAGAGGGCTTAATATAAGAAGAATAGATAATGGGACTTTGATAGTATTTTATGTAAAGGAGTAG
- the cdtR gene encoding LytTR family response regulator CdtR, with product MDILIFDNDVCFGMKLKEKINNILIKEGFDNDVVRLYHNANLLLKELTEKNKVRIYFIVVDAKYKISNELSDGLWIAQKIRESDYISPIIFLTNHIEMILGIFDYRLEVMDFILKHDMEIAESKIKACIKIAHKRYIKEKNYRSNFFTIYSDFSLWKISFDEVIYFETSTIPHKIKLVTTSRIFEFYKSLKSLPDLDACFIRVHKSFVVNKYHIVSLDLKKNNIKMSNGHICRISNTYRNILKNIIKT from the coding sequence GTGGATATATTAATCTTTGATAATGATGTTTGTTTTGGAATGAAACTAAAAGAAAAAATAAATAATATTTTAATAAAAGAAGGTTTTGATAATGATGTTGTAAGATTATATCATAATGCAAATTTGTTATTAAAAGAGCTTACTGAAAAAAATAAAGTAAGAATATATTTTATAGTTGTAGACGCAAAATATAAGATAAGTAATGAATTATCTGATGGATTATGGATAGCACAAAAAATTAGAGAATCAGATTATATTAGTCCAATCATATTTCTTACAAATCATATAGAAATGATTTTAGGGATCTTCGATTATAGGTTAGAAGTTATGGACTTTATACTAAAACATGATATGGAAATTGCTGAAAGTAAAATAAAAGCTTGTATTAAAATTGCTCACAAAAGATACATTAAAGAAAAAAATTATCGCTCTAATTTTTTTACTATCTATTCAGATTTCTCACTATGGAAAATTTCATTTGATGAAGTTATATATTTTGAAACAAGCACTATTCCACATAAAATAAAATTAGTGACTACTTCTAGAATATTTGAATTCTATAAAAGTTTAAAGTCTTTACCAGATTTAGATGCATGCTTTATCCGTGTACATAAATCTTTTGTAGTTAATAAATATCATATTGTTTCTCTCGACCTAAAGAAAAATAATATTAAAATGAGTAATGGCCATATATGTCGTATATCTAATACATATAGAAATATTTTAAAGAATATTATTAAAACATAA
- the trpS gene encoding tryptophan--tRNA ligase, giving the protein MSEKKVIFSGAQPSGKMTLGNYLGAIKNWTELQDNYDCYYSIVDLHAITVPQDPKVLRANTIELLAQYIACGLDPEKNTIFIQSHVKEHVELMWVLNTMTYMGELSRMTQFKDKSQKSEANLNAGLFTYPVLMAADILLYQTDLVPVGDDQKQHLELARDLANRFNNRFSPTFVVPEGYYPKGGARVMSLQEPTKKMSKSDSNENAFILLADDSDSIKRKIKRSVTDSLGVVKYNDEQPGIKNLIDIYSNLSKKSVEEIVNMYEGKGYGIFKEDVAEVVSEALRPIREKYVDLLNNKDYLEKIYSMGAEKAEKQARKTLRKVYKKVGFIERRY; this is encoded by the coding sequence ATGAGTGAAAAAAAAGTTATATTTAGTGGAGCACAGCCATCAGGCAAAATGACTTTAGGAAATTATTTAGGAGCTATAAAAAACTGGACTGAACTTCAAGACAATTATGATTGTTATTATAGTATAGTTGATTTACATGCAATAACAGTACCTCAAGACCCTAAAGTTTTAAGAGCCAATACTATAGAATTACTTGCTCAATATATAGCTTGTGGATTAGACCCAGAAAAAAATACTATATTTATACAATCACATGTCAAAGAGCATGTTGAACTTATGTGGGTATTGAATACTATGACTTATATGGGTGAATTAAGTAGAATGACTCAATTCAAAGATAAATCACAAAAGAGTGAAGCAAATCTAAATGCAGGTTTATTCACATATCCAGTTCTTATGGCTGCTGACATATTGTTGTATCAAACTGACCTAGTTCCAGTTGGAGATGACCAAAAACAACATTTAGAATTAGCTCGTGATTTAGCAAATAGATTTAATAATAGATTTTCACCTACTTTTGTAGTTCCAGAAGGATACTACCCAAAAGGTGGAGCAAGAGTGATGAGTTTGCAAGAGCCAACTAAAAAAATGAGTAAATCCGATTCAAATGAAAATGCATTTATACTATTAGCAGATGATTCAGATTCTATAAAGAGAAAGATAAAAAGAAGTGTTACTGATTCTTTAGGTGTTGTAAAATACAATGATGAACAACCAGGTATTAAAAATCTAATTGATATATATTCTAATTTAAGTAAAAAGAGTGTAGAAGAGATTGTAAACATGTATGAAGGAAAGGGTTATGGCATATTTAAAGAAGATGTGGCTGAAGTAGTATCAGAAGCTTTAAGACCTATAAGAGAAAAATATGTTGACCTTCTTAATAATAAAGATTATTTAGAAAAAATATATAGTATGGGAGCAGAAAAAGCCGAAAAACAAGCTAGAAAAACTCTTAGAAAAGTTTATAAAAAAGTTGGATTTATAGAGAGAAGATACTAA
- a CDS encoding 5'-methylthioadenosine/adenosylhomocysteine nucleosidase: MNVIGIIGAMDEEVSILVDLMDIRETIKKASLEFYKGILEGKNVVLVKCGIGKVNSALCAQILISEFKVDAIVNTGVAGALNEKLDVNDIVISTDAIQYDVDTTAFGDPKGVIPRMKTSVFKADERLIDAAYKSSVEEVKTHKVLKGRVVTGDKFINSKELKEELVNDFGGYCGEMEGGAIAHVCYLNNTPFVIIRAMSDKADGSADVTYDVFVHDAANNSKDIVLNMLKSI; the protein is encoded by the coding sequence ATGAACGTAATAGGAATTATAGGTGCAATGGATGAAGAAGTTAGTATTTTAGTTGATTTAATGGATATTAGAGAGACTATAAAAAAAGCTAGCTTAGAATTTTATAAGGGAATTTTGGAAGGTAAGAATGTAGTATTAGTAAAGTGTGGCATAGGTAAGGTTAACTCTGCTCTTTGTGCCCAGATACTAATAAGCGAATTTAAGGTTGATGCTATTGTTAATACAGGTGTTGCAGGAGCTTTAAACGAAAAACTTGATGTTAATGATATAGTAATATCAACTGATGCTATACAGTATGATGTAGACACTACAGCATTTGGAGACCCTAAGGGAGTTATACCAAGAATGAAGACTTCTGTATTTAAAGCAGATGAAAGACTTATAGATGCTGCTTACAAATCTTCTGTGGAAGAAGTAAAGACTCATAAAGTATTAAAAGGAAGAGTAGTTACAGGAGATAAATTTATAAATTCTAAAGAATTAAAAGAAGAATTAGTAAATGATTTTGGTGGATATTGTGGAGAAATGGAAGGTGGAGCTATAGCTCATGTATGCTATTTAAATAATACTCCATTTGTAATAATAAGAGCAATGTCTGATAAGGCAGATGGAAGTGCTGATGTTACTTATGATGTATTTGTACATGATGCTGCCAATAACTCTAAAGACATAGTTTTAAATATGTTAAAATCAATATAA